The following proteins are encoded in a genomic region of Methanobrevibacter gottschalkii DSM 11977:
- a CDS encoding ATP-binding protein produces the protein MFEKEELITNFIKEELTDVPNILNKELSKNNEKFNSREELDEIKGYMDTFLNEDTSNKIIVLPGLRGVGKTTLVLQAYEYLLKERDIPPSNVLYISFDDLNDLVECSIRQMVEIYLKNIFHANIRNLDEKVFIFVDESQTDKNWALSGKVIYDKSYNIFMIFTGSSALHLERSDELARRMRKKSVTPLNYTQHLKLKYGIDVGSLSDDLRELVFTGNIDNAAASEFEANNLLTNCLDYSSTDWDEYYKFGGFPILFDKKSHREICEDLVEITERVITKDMPQIKEISSENQSNAKRILRYLALQQPGELTQANLANYLKTSTANVNKILDLLEKTHLIFHCEPYGGSAKRVKKSWKYYFAAPSIRHALSAKIGNPLLGTDDYEGLLLENLVASNLFNLSNRQFTNFTVYYDADKKRNVDFLIHKDSENIIPIEVGRGKKKKLQIKHAINRYDCEYGIVVANNYSSLKKDDDVIYISPKTFSFL, from the coding sequence ATGTTTGAAAAGGAAGAATTAATCACAAATTTCATTAAGGAAGAACTGACTGATGTTCCCAATATCTTGAACAAAGAGTTATCTAAAAACAATGAAAAATTCAACTCCAGAGAGGAACTGGATGAGATAAAAGGATACATGGACACTTTTTTAAATGAAGATACATCAAATAAGATTATAGTTTTGCCGGGCCTCAGGGGCGTTGGCAAAACAACGCTGGTTCTGCAGGCATATGAATATCTCCTAAAAGAAAGGGACATTCCTCCCAGTAATGTATTATACATTTCCTTTGACGATTTAAATGATCTGGTTGAATGCAGTATAAGGCAGATGGTTGAAATATACCTGAAAAACATATTTCATGCAAACATAAGGAATTTGGATGAAAAGGTTTTCATATTCGTCGACGAATCACAAACCGATAAAAATTGGGCTTTATCCGGTAAGGTCATATATGACAAATCTTATAACATTTTCATGATATTTACCGGTTCATCTGCTCTTCATCTGGAACGCAGCGATGAGCTTGCAAGAAGGATGCGCAAAAAATCCGTAACTCCACTAAACTACACACAGCATCTGAAATTAAAGTATGGCATTGATGTGGGAAGTCTATCAGATGATTTAAGAGAACTGGTATTCACTGGAAATATTGACAATGCGGCAGCCTCTGAATTTGAGGCAAATAACTTATTGACCAATTGTTTGGATTATTCTTCAACAGATTGGGACGAGTATTATAAATTCGGCGGTTTTCCAATATTATTTGACAAAAAGTCCCATAGGGAAATCTGTGAGGACTTGGTTGAAATCACAGAAAGGGTCATTACAAAAGACATGCCGCAGATAAAAGAGATTTCCTCTGAAAATCAATCCAATGCAAAACGTATATTGAGATATCTCGCCCTCCAACAGCCGGGTGAGTTAACACAGGCGAATCTGGCAAATTATCTGAAAACATCAACCGCAAATGTAAACAAAATATTGGATTTGCTTGAAAAAACTCATCTGATTTTCCATTGCGAACCATATGGAGGTTCAGCCAAAAGGGTTAAAAAATCATGGAAATATTATTTTGCAGCACCCAGCATCAGACACGCCCTGTCAGCTAAAATAGGAAACCCATTATTGGGAACTGATGATTATGAAGGTCTGCTTCTGGAAAATCTTGTAGCGTCAAATTTGTTTAACTTATCCAATAGGCAATTCACAAATTTCACAGTTTATTATGATGCAGACAAAAAAAGAAATGTTGATTTTCTGATTCATAAGGATTCAGAAAACATCATCCCAATTGAGGTGGGACGTGGAAAGAAAAAGAAACTGCAGATCAAACATGCCATTAACAGATATGATTGTGAATATGGCATAGTGGTTGCAAATAACTATTCTTCTCTAAAAAAAGATGATGATGTAATTTATATATCTCCAAAAACATTTTCATTTTTATAG
- a CDS encoding endonuclease/exonuclease/phosphatase family protein, whose amino-acid sequence MKIVTWNANGKFSEKFPAILEKDADIYVIQECENPEIINLKEYSEFSSNYYWVGENQYYGLGIFAKDNVKLELVDLDDKGLRYFIPFTVNDDFNLLGVWTNPDMDGTKTIYYPKEITKYYEEHKDSGFFNEDMIICGDFNCDVRLKGTHAKNVYEVIEKLSECGLVDIYHHLTGENEGEETTPTFYMYRHLDKPYHLDHIFSSSDKVKALEIGDADKWLQLSDHVPLIFKI is encoded by the coding sequence ATGAAAATTGTTACTTGGAATGCCAACGGTAAATTCAGTGAAAAGTTTCCAGCTATTCTGGAAAAAGATGCTGATATTTATGTAATTCAGGAATGTGAAAATCCTGAAATAATTAATTTAAAAGAATATAGTGAATTTTCTTCCAATTATTATTGGGTTGGTGAAAACCAATATTATGGTCTTGGAATATTTGCTAAAGATAATGTAAAATTAGAATTGGTAGATTTGGATGATAAGGGACTCAGATATTTCATACCATTTACTGTTAATGATGATTTTAATCTTTTAGGTGTTTGGACCAATCCTGATATGGATGGCACTAAAACAATTTATTATCCTAAAGAAATAACCAAATATTACGAAGAACACAAGGATTCAGGATTCTTCAATGAAGACATGATTATCTGTGGAGATTTTAATTGTGATGTAAGATTAAAAGGCACTCATGCCAAGAATGTTTATGAAGTAATTGAAAAATTGTCTGAATGTGGTCTTGTAGACATATATCACCATTTAACTGGTGAAAATGAAGGTGAGGAAACTACGCCAACTTTTTACATGTATAGGCACTTGGATAAACCTTATCACTTGGATCATATATTTTCGTCATCAGATAAAGTTAAAGCTTTGGAAATTGGTGATGCAGACAAATGGCTACAGTTAAGTGATCATGTACCGTTAATCTTTAAAATTTAA
- a CDS encoding thiolase domain-containing protein yields the protein MRDVAIVGVSQTKFGELWDSSFRDLIAEAGVKALVDAEIDGADIEAMFVGNMSSGLFVEQEHIAALISDHVGLNPIPTTRVEAACASGGLALRQGIMAVASGFHDVVISAGVEKMTDVVDATPAIATASDKEWEAQQGATFPSLYAMIAKRHMYEYGTTREQLAQFSVVNHKNASKNPNAQFPFEITVDKVLNATMVADPLTLFDCSPVSDGAAAVVMVPAEDAKKYTDTPIYVKASAQASGTLTLHDRKDLTTIESTKVASRKAYEMAGVTQKDIDLTEVHDCFSINGLLAVEDLGFAEKGKGGIAIEEGQTEIDGDFPINTSGGLKARGHPLGATGIAQAAEVVWQLRGEAGARQVDGAEIGMTHNIGGTGGTAAVHIFGRDL from the coding sequence ATGAGAGATGTTGCTATTGTAGGAGTTTCACAAACAAAATTCGGTGAATTATGGGATTCATCATTTAGAGATTTAATTGCTGAAGCAGGTGTAAAAGCTTTAGTGGATGCTGAAATTGATGGTGCAGACATTGAAGCAATGTTTGTCGGAAATATGTCATCTGGACTTTTTGTAGAGCAAGAACACATTGCTGCTCTTATATCTGATCATGTTGGTCTTAATCCAATTCCAACCACAAGAGTTGAAGCTGCTTGTGCATCCGGCGGTTTGGCTTTAAGACAGGGAATCATGGCTGTTGCCTCAGGATTCCATGATGTGGTAATTTCTGCAGGTGTGGAAAAAATGACCGATGTCGTTGATGCTACTCCGGCTATTGCTACTGCATCTGATAAAGAATGGGAAGCACAGCAGGGAGCTACTTTCCCATCATTATATGCAATGATTGCTAAAAGGCACATGTATGAATACGGTACTACCCGTGAACAGTTGGCGCAGTTTTCTGTAGTAAATCATAAAAATGCATCTAAAAACCCGAATGCACAATTCCCGTTTGAAATTACTGTAGATAAAGTTTTAAATGCAACCATGGTAGCGGACCCATTGACTTTATTTGACTGTTCCCCTGTATCTGACGGGGCGGCAGCTGTTGTTATGGTGCCTGCGGAAGATGCTAAGAAATATACTGATACTCCAATTTATGTAAAAGCTTCTGCACAGGCTTCTGGAACTTTAACATTACATGACAGAAAAGATTTAACTACCATTGAATCTACAAAAGTCGCATCCAGAAAAGCTTACGAAATGGCTGGAGTTACACAAAAGGATATTGACTTGACTGAAGTTCATGACTGTTTCTCAATCAATGGACTTTTAGCTGTAGAAGACTTAGGATTTGCTGAAAAAGGTAAAGGTGGAATAGCTATTGAAGAAGGTCAAACTGAAATTGATGGTGATTTCCCAATCAACACATCCGGCGGTCTTAAAGCACGTGGACACCCATTAGGTGCAACCGGTATTGCTCAGGCTGCCGAAGTAGTATGGCAACTTAGAGGAGAGGCCGGTGCACGTCAAGTGGATGGTGCTGAAATTGGTATGACTCACAACATTGGAGGTACCGGAGGTACTGCAGCTGTACACATTTTCGGAAGAGATTTATAA
- a CDS encoding DUF4143 domain-containing protein, which yields MAIVSDYIGIICNSDVSEVDGVKRNPQRVKAILKSYARNISALPTKKTLMKDVRTEHGDISAPTYNLYINALERLYVIQDIPAWSPNIRSANTIRKSHKKEFTDPSIAVASLNLTPEKIAERLRNLWIHI from the coding sequence TTGGCAATTGTATCCGATTACATAGGCATAATATGCAATAGTGATGTTTCAGAAGTAGATGGTGTTAAACGAAACCCCCAAAGGGTAAAAGCAATCTTAAAATCATATGCTCGGAACATATCAGCACTGCCAACTAAAAAAACACTCATGAAAGATGTAAGAACTGAACACGGAGATATCTCTGCACCAACATATAATTTATACATCAATGCCCTTGAAAGGTTATATGTTATTCAGGACATTCCTGCATGGTCGCCAAATATCAGATCTGCAAACACAATCAGAAAATCCCACAAAAAAGAATTCACTGACCCATCAATAGCAGTGGCAAGCCTTAACTTGACACCAGAAAAAATTGCTGAAAGACTTCGAAACCTTTGGATTCATATTTGA
- a CDS encoding DUF5655 domain-containing protein gives MPIYNIDGETLTPIKQVKFKNERELQILTEKNLEELFGLKFIATEFQVDNLRIDTLAFNEETNSFVIIEYKNVKNYSVIDQGYSYLSLLLNNKAEFVLKYNLVCNAALSKDEFDFSQTNVMFISPSYTTYQLRSVEFSDIAFELWKVVKYSNGTVLFDKVNNTDTQASIKQITKENTSKDKVNKEIKKYTEEDTLMNKSDDIKSLYDNLKELILSNYDDIEINHWKYYVAIKVNNKMVATVSVLSKSLKTWINLKETELRDSEGKVRNVSNIGHHGVGDYEYVISSEDDLYYFNKLFKQSYDEKI, from the coding sequence ATGCCAATATATAATATTGATGGAGAAACATTAACTCCAATTAAACAGGTAAAATTTAAAAACGAAAGGGAATTACAGATTTTAACCGAAAAAAACCTTGAAGAACTATTCGGTTTAAAATTTATTGCAACTGAATTTCAGGTTGACAATTTAAGAATAGATACATTAGCATTCAATGAAGAAACTAATTCTTTTGTAATTATTGAATATAAGAATGTAAAAAATTATAGTGTTATCGACCAAGGATATAGCTATTTATCCCTATTGCTTAATAACAAAGCAGAATTTGTTTTAAAGTATAATCTTGTTTGTAATGCTGCATTATCTAAAGATGAGTTTGATTTTTCACAAACCAATGTAATGTTTATCTCTCCAAGCTATACTACTTATCAATTAAGGTCTGTTGAATTTTCTGATATAGCTTTTGAATTATGGAAAGTAGTTAAATATTCTAATGGTACTGTTTTATTTGATAAAGTTAATAATACTGATACTCAAGCTTCAATAAAACAAATTACCAAAGAAAACACTAGTAAAGATAAGGTCAATAAGGAAATTAAAAAATACACGGAAGAAGATACTTTAATGAACAAATCCGATGACATTAAATCTTTGTATGATAATTTAAAGGAATTAATTTTATCCAATTATGATGATATTGAAATTAACCATTGGAAATATTATGTTGCAATTAAAGTGAATAATAAAATGGTTGCTACTGTAAGTGTTTTATCAAAATCTTTGAAAACATGGATTAATTTAAAAGAAACTGAATTAAGAGATTCCGAAGGCAAAGTTAGAAATGTGTCTAATATTGGACATCATGGTGTAGGTGATTATGAGTATGTAATCTCTTCAGAAGATGATTTATATTATTTCAATAAGTTATTTAAACAATCTTACGATGAAAAAATTTAA
- a CDS encoding AAA family ATPase yields MDEIASITDTNLTETQFFNRRDEINILSNLLISTEFNSAPTILLTGIRGVGKTALIKKIRNKFEREYLVVDIDLSRSSAYQQKNLTRASMIKIIYDSIIRSSKEFGLKTISNQIEKYFKTKNFKIDKLLSYEHIPIPIFESEDNYERLAEFVMELPQKIYEDNNDKIKGVFIFIDEIQLIKDLGDELNGFLWYMRSFIQTQKNVAYIFCGSMSLKDSLINDLNGNKGAFGGRMLTIEVQPFSKKTTENYIKSMRRNIQLDHGGFERFYKCTRGIPYYINIFAKYLPENLTLSENNISELFKDSIDYLAIHFVYMWSKLTFQEQKIIISLLENPKKRIEVANSLKVTSGSLNRPLNRLLDYDLIEYANDKYQITDPIFGYWLKNSYEKNGIYPFRSI; encoded by the coding sequence ATGGATGAAATTGCAAGCATAACAGATACAAATTTAACCGAAACACAATTTTTCAATCGAAGAGATGAAATCAACATATTATCAAATTTATTGATCAGCACTGAATTCAACTCCGCACCCACAATACTATTAACAGGAATTAGAGGAGTTGGAAAAACAGCCCTCATCAAAAAAATCAGAAATAAATTTGAAAGGGAATATTTAGTTGTAGATATCGATTTATCCAGAAGCAGTGCATATCAACAGAAAAATCTCACAAGGGCAAGCATGATAAAAATAATCTACGACTCAATCATCAGATCATCCAAAGAATTCGGCTTAAAAACAATCAGCAATCAAATAGAAAAATATTTTAAAACAAAAAATTTCAAAATAGATAAACTCTTATCATACGAACACATCCCCATCCCAATCTTTGAAAGTGAAGACAATTATGAGAGATTGGCGGAATTTGTAATGGAACTGCCTCAGAAAATTTATGAAGACAATAATGATAAGATAAAAGGAGTTTTCATATTCATTGATGAAATCCAATTAATCAAAGATTTGGGAGATGAATTGAATGGATTTTTATGGTATATGCGCAGTTTCATTCAAACACAAAAGAATGTTGCATACATCTTTTGCGGAAGCATGAGCCTGAAAGACAGTTTAATAAATGACTTAAATGGAAATAAAGGGGCATTTGGAGGGAGGATGCTGACAATTGAAGTTCAACCATTTTCAAAAAAGACCACTGAAAACTATATCAAATCAATGAGAAGAAACATCCAACTAGACCATGGAGGATTTGAAAGATTTTACAAATGCACACGTGGAATTCCTTATTACATCAACATATTTGCAAAATATCTTCCAGAAAACCTAACATTAAGTGAAAATAACATAAGCGAATTATTCAAGGATTCAATTGATTATCTTGCAATCCATTTCGTATACATGTGGTCCAAATTAACATTCCAGGAACAGAAAATCATAATTTCACTACTTGAAAATCCAAAAAAGAGAATAGAAGTGGCAAATTCCCTCAAAGTAACTAGCGGATCACTAAACAGACCCTTAAATCGCCTTCTGGACTATGATTTAATTGAATATGCAAATGACAAATATCAAATTACAGACCCGATATTTGGATATTGGCTTAAGAACAGTTATGAAAAAAATGGAATATACCCATTTAGAAGCATTTAA
- a CDS encoding DUF1848 domain-containing protein, translating to MIINTGSRTDIPAFFSKWLLNRIDEGSVCTRNPYNDDIYKYPLDSKIIDCLCFCTKNPKPMIASLDKLDDFRQYWFVTITPYGKDMEPNVPGYKNVMKSFKKLSEHLGIGKVSWRYDPIFISEKYNLDFHIEMFDKMASELGDYTNDCTISFIDLYQKVLRNFPNSKEVTQDEQLIIGREFSKTANEHNIKMKTCVEGTLLDQFGFDSRGCMTQEVIEKAIGKNLKIPKGKYRIRECDCIFGRDIGAYNTCLHGCKYCYANTNMKLVKKNQKLHNSNSPLLIGDVKEGDVVKEVREPSYIDTQQRFI from the coding sequence ATGATAATTAACACAGGTTCCAGAACTGACATTCCCGCTTTTTTCAGTAAATGGCTTTTAAACAGAATTGATGAAGGTTCAGTCTGCACCAGAAACCCATACAATGATGATATTTATAAATATCCGTTGGATTCAAAAATAATTGACTGCTTGTGTTTTTGTACTAAGAATCCAAAACCGATGATTGCTAGTTTGGATAAGCTGGATGATTTCAGACAATACTGGTTTGTAACAATAACTCCTTATGGAAAAGATATGGAACCCAATGTTCCAGGTTATAAAAACGTAATGAAATCATTCAAAAAGTTGTCTGAACATTTGGGAATCGGCAAAGTATCCTGGAGATATGACCCCATTTTCATATCTGAAAAATATAATCTGGATTTCCATATTGAAATGTTTGATAAAATGGCATCTGAACTTGGGGATTATACGAATGATTGTACAATCAGTTTCATTGATTTGTATCAAAAGGTCTTGAGAAACTTTCCCAATTCAAAGGAAGTTACTCAGGATGAACAATTAATTATAGGCAGGGAATTTTCAAAAACAGCTAATGAACACAATATTAAAATGAAAACATGTGTTGAAGGAACTTTGCTTGACCAGTTCGGCTTTGATTCAAGAGGATGCATGACTCAGGAAGTAATCGAAAAAGCTATTGGTAAAAATTTAAAAATCCCTAAAGGAAAATATAGAATCCGTGAATGCGACTGTATATTTGGAAGGGATATCGGAGCATATAATACCTGCCTGCATGGATGCAAGTATTGCTATGCAAACACCAACATGAAGCTGGTTAAAAAGAATCAAAAACTGCATAATTCAAATTCACCATTATTGATCGGGGATGTTAAAGAGGGTGATGTTGTAAAAGAGGTTAGGGAACCTAGCTATATTGATACACAACAAAGATTCATTTGA
- a CDS encoding ATP-binding protein: MIQRKDYIDKINPFVNKHIIKVLIGARRSGKSTILKQIIDSLIKQGTPKENIVWMNFELSDYFEMDNIKKLEEFISNKTENIDGKIYLFFDEIQIVPQWEKLINSYFAKENYDIYITGSNSKLLSGEFATYLSGRYVELNIYPFSFREYLEYYEITSDFKSHFYRYLEDGGMPSTFDYRGDDKRLILIDLYNSIVLKDIIQRNNVKNVDLLDRIMRFVMYNISQPFSANKIHKRLKQDMVNLSVNTIYNYLKFFENACLIYQVKREDLQGKRILKHDEKYYICDLGFRQAIIGNNQRDITRAIENIVYLELLRRGYEITIGKVDNLEVDFVCKKQNKLIYIQVSYLLASEETIEREFKPLNNISDNYPKYVITMDDADMSHDGIIHLNLIDFLRDNEVI; this comes from the coding sequence ATCATCCAAAGAAAAGATTATATTGATAAAATTAATCCTTTTGTAAATAAACATATTATTAAAGTTTTAATAGGAGCAAGACGTTCCGGCAAGTCAACCATATTAAAACAAATTATTGATTCATTAATAAAACAAGGAACCCCAAAGGAGAATATTGTTTGGATGAACTTTGAATTAAGTGATTATTTTGAAATGGATAATATTAAAAAGCTTGAAGAGTTCATATCTAATAAAACTGAAAATATTGATGGTAAAATTTATCTATTTTTTGATGAGATACAGATTGTTCCCCAATGGGAAAAATTAATCAATTCTTACTTTGCAAAAGAAAATTATGACATATATATTACCGGATCAAACTCAAAATTATTGTCCGGCGAGTTTGCTACATATTTATCCGGCCGCTATGTGGAATTAAACATATATCCATTTTCTTTTAGGGAATATCTTGAGTACTATGAAATTACTTCTGATTTCAAATCTCATTTTTACAGATATTTGGAAGATGGGGGTATGCCTTCAACATTTGACTACAGGGGTGATGATAAAAGATTAATTCTGATTGATTTATACAATTCTATTGTCCTTAAAGATATAATTCAAAGAAATAATGTTAAAAATGTTGACTTGTTGGATAGAATTATGAGATTTGTAATGTATAACATTAGCCAGCCCTTTTCCGCAAATAAAATTCATAAAAGACTAAAGCAAGATATGGTAAACTTATCTGTAAATACAATTTACAATTATCTGAAATTCTTTGAAAATGCATGCCTGATTTATCAGGTAAAGCGCGAAGATTTACAGGGTAAAAGAATATTAAAACATGATGAAAAATATTATATATGTGATTTGGGTTTTAGACAGGCAATAATAGGAAACAATCAAAGGGATATCACTCGTGCAATCGAAAATATTGTTTATTTGGAACTTTTAAGAAGAGGATATGAAATCACCATCGGTAAAGTTGATAACTTGGAAGTAGATTTTGTATGCAAAAAACAAAATAAACTCATTTATATTCAAGTTTCTTATTTATTGGCAAGTGAAGAAACTATTGAAAGGGAATTTAAACCGTTAAATAATATTTCAGATAATTATCCGAAATACGTAATAACCATGGATGATGCGGACATGTCTCATGATGGAATCATTCATTTGAATTTAATTGATTTTTTAAGGGATAATGAAGTGATTTAA
- a CDS encoding hydroxymethylglutaryl-CoA synthase codes for MVGIVGYGAYVPSYRIKVEEIAKVWGDDPVALSRGLIVNEKSVPSSDEDTATIAVTAARYALARAQIDPKNIGAVYVGSESHPYAVKPTASIVAEAVCATPKLTAADLEFACKAGTAGIQMSMGLVQSDMVDYALAIGADTSQGAPGDALEYTASAGGAAYIIGNDNTVADIEHTCSYTTDTPDFYRREGEPYPSHGGRFTGEPAYFKHVLSAAEMLFDETNTAAEDYDYACFHQPNGKFYLRAGKKLGFTSEQIERGLLTPNIGNTYSGAVPLALSNILDVAEPGDKIFVISYGSGAGSDGFAITVKDEIEERRELAPKTEDIISKKTYVDYAVYAKFKGKIKM; via the coding sequence ATGGTAGGAATTGTAGGATATGGGGCATATGTTCCCTCATATAGAATTAAAGTAGAAGAAATTGCTAAAGTTTGGGGAGATGACCCTGTAGCTTTATCAAGAGGATTAATCGTTAATGAAAAATCCGTACCTTCTTCTGATGAAGATACTGCAACAATTGCAGTTACTGCTGCTAGATACGCTCTAGCAAGAGCTCAGATTGATCCAAAAAATATTGGTGCGGTTTATGTCGGTTCCGAATCACATCCTTATGCAGTAAAACCAACTGCTTCAATTGTTGCTGAAGCAGTTTGTGCAACTCCAAAATTAACTGCTGCGGATCTGGAATTTGCTTGTAAAGCAGGAACTGCTGGCATTCAAATGTCTATGGGACTTGTTCAATCTGATATGGTTGATTATGCTTTAGCTATTGGTGCTGATACATCTCAAGGAGCACCAGGTGATGCTTTAGAATACACTGCATCTGCTGGCGGGGCCGCATATATTATTGGTAATGATAATACTGTTGCCGATATTGAACACACTTGCAGCTATACAACTGATACTCCTGATTTTTACAGAAGGGAGGGTGAGCCTTACCCATCTCATGGTGGACGTTTTACAGGAGAGCCGGCTTACTTTAAACATGTTTTAAGCGCTGCCGAAATGTTATTCGATGAAACCAATACCGCTGCTGAAGACTATGATTATGCTTGTTTCCACCAGCCTAATGGTAAGTTTTACTTAAGGGCAGGTAAAAAATTAGGATTCACTTCTGAACAGATTGAAAGAGGATTACTCACTCCTAATATTGGAAACACTTATTCCGGTGCCGTACCTTTAGCGTTGTCTAATATTTTAGATGTTGCAGAACCTGGAGATAAAATATTTGTTATTTCATATGGATCCGGTGCTGGAAGTGATGGTTTTGCAATAACTGTCAAAGATGAAATTGAAGAGAGAAGAGAATTGGCTCCGAAAACAGAAGATATCATCAGTAAAAAAACCTATGTTGATTATGCTGTATATGCTAAATTCAAAGGTAAAATTAAAATGTAA
- a CDS encoding DUF4143 domain-containing protein, with protein MLKDFETFGFIFENLCICDLLVYSSSVNGEVLYYNDDSGLEADCVIYLNDGRYALIEFKLGSREIEKGAENLLKLKN; from the coding sequence TTGCTGAAAGACTTCGAAACCTTTGGATTCATATTTGAAAACCTCTGTATATGTGACCTGCTGGTTTATTCAAGTTCAGTCAACGGAGAAGTGTTATATTACAATGATGACAGCGGTCTTGAAGCAGATTGTGTAATATATCTAAATGATGGAAGATATGCATTGATAGAATTTAAATTGGGCAGTCGTGAAATTGAAAAGGGAGCGGAAAACTTACTTAAACTAAAAAATTAG
- a CDS encoding ATP-binding protein, with amino-acid sequence MMEDVIYNYLIKQLSEVPMILNRRLSYKNIKFNNKNEFDKLRLMIDSFLDGESEERYFVLPGIRGVGKTTILYQCYEYLLKEKNFNSSDLLYISCETTNFAGETDIKKIIEIYLDEIHNTSPALLDRPVFIFIDEAHFDMNWAMNGKTLYDESPYIFLILAGSSSLHLNYNSDAARRLNILPVMPLNYSQHLSLKYNYQTDIGNDLIDLIFTGNIEAAQEKELKIQKDLISLNSYPLNDWNIYLNYGGFPATFNIKFEDIIVSKLWTIISKVITVDMANVFNLNKNNQNLAYKTLVYLASQKPGEISHDKLSNYLDCGKTTINNIINTLEKTQLIFHSEAYGGASKKVKKPWKYNLATPSIRNCINIKFGNSAGSKSEYEGILLENQIASNLFNLNNNNTSFDFNVYYDSQKGGVDFIVKKLFGNAIPIESGIGSKTRRQIKKAMNKYDADYGIVVSNKTDFIEKEDDVIFIPPKTFTFL; translated from the coding sequence ATGATGGAAGACGTAATCTATAACTATCTTATAAAACAGTTATCTGAAGTACCTATGATTCTAAACAGGAGATTATCATATAAAAACATCAAGTTCAATAACAAAAACGAATTTGATAAGCTCAGATTAATGATTGACAGTTTTTTAGATGGGGAATCTGAAGAAAGATACTTTGTACTTCCGGGAATTCGTGGGGTTGGAAAAACAACAATATTATACCAATGCTATGAGTACCTGTTAAAGGAAAAAAACTTCAATTCAAGTGATCTGTTATACATTTCATGTGAAACAACTAATTTCGCAGGGGAAACAGATATCAAAAAAATAATAGAAATTTATTTAGATGAAATTCACAATACGTCCCCCGCACTTTTGGATAGGCCTGTTTTCATTTTCATAGATGAAGCGCACTTTGACATGAATTGGGCAATGAACGGAAAAACCCTTTATGATGAATCCCCATATATTTTCCTGATATTGGCAGGTTCATCATCACTTCATCTAAATTATAATTCTGATGCTGCCAGAAGGCTCAATATACTGCCGGTCATGCCATTAAACTATTCCCAGCACTTAAGCTTAAAGTACAACTACCAAACAGATATCGGAAATGACTTAATCGATTTGATATTCACAGGAAACATTGAAGCAGCACAGGAAAAGGAACTAAAAATCCAAAAGGACTTAATAAGCTTAAATAGTTATCCATTAAATGACTGGAACATTTATTTAAACTATGGCGGATTTCCAGCAACATTCAACATCAAATTCGAGGACATAATTGTATCTAAACTATGGACAATAATATCCAAAGTAATAACTGTCGACATGGCGAATGTATTCAATTTAAACAAGAACAATCAAAACCTGGCTTATAAAACATTGGTGTATCTGGCATCACAAAAACCGGGAGAAATATCACATGACAAACTGTCAAACTACTTGGATTGCGGCAAAACAACAATAAACAATATTATCAACACATTGGAAAAGACACAATTGATATTTCACAGTGAAGCTTATGGTGGAGCTTCCAAAAAAGTTAAAAAACCATGGAAATATAATCTTGCAACACCAAGTATCAGAAACTGCATAAACATAAAATTCGGAAACAGCGCAGGATCAAAAAGTGAATATGAAGGAATATTACTGGAAAACCAAATTGCATCTAATCTATTTAACCTAAACAACAATAACACATCATTCGACTTCAATGTTTATTATGATTCGCAAAAGGGAGGCGTAGACTTTATCGTTAAAAAATTATTCGGCAATGCAATACCGATAGAATCAGGGATAGGCAGCAAAACAAGAAGACAAATAAAAAAAGCAATGAATAAATATGATGCAGATTATGGAATTGTGGTTTCAAATAAAACAGATTTCATAGAAAAAGAAGATGATGTGATATTCATACCTCCAAAAACATTCACATTTTTATAA